In one window of Cupriavidus necator N-1 DNA:
- a CDS encoding TIGR00645 family protein, producing the protein MASNPITAKPQTLRPIPSIIFASRWLQLPLYLGLIVAQGVYVYHFLVEVWHLLAHVTEFDESKIMLVVLGLIDVVMISNLLIMVIVGGYETFVSRLGIDNHPDEPEWLDHVNAGVLKVKLSMALIGISSIHLLKTFIDAEQRTTHTIMWQVAIHIAFLLSAVAMAWVDRMVTHPVGAHDKH; encoded by the coding sequence ATGGCCTCCAATCCCATCACCGCCAAGCCGCAGACCCTGCGGCCGATCCCGAGCATCATCTTCGCGTCGCGCTGGCTGCAGTTGCCGCTTTACCTGGGCCTGATCGTTGCCCAGGGCGTCTATGTCTACCACTTCCTGGTTGAAGTCTGGCACCTGCTGGCGCATGTGACCGAGTTCGACGAGAGCAAGATCATGCTGGTGGTGCTGGGCCTGATCGACGTGGTGATGATTTCCAACCTGCTGATCATGGTGATCGTGGGCGGCTATGAGACCTTCGTCTCGCGGCTGGGCATCGACAACCACCCGGACGAGCCGGAATGGCTGGACCACGTCAACGCCGGCGTGCTCAAGGTCAAGCTGTCGATGGCGCTGATCGGGATTTCGTCGATCCACCTGCTCAAGACCTTCATCGATGCCGAGCAGCGCACGACGCATACCATCATGTGGCAGGTGGCCATCCATATTGCCTTCCTGCTGTCGGCGGTCGCCATGGCCTGGGTGGATCGGATGGTGACGCATCCGGTCGGCGCACATGATAAGCATTAA
- a CDS encoding fumarate hydratase: MTVIKQEDLIQSVADSLQYISYYHPMDYITSLGRAYELEQSPAAKDAIAQILTNSRMCAEGKRPICQDTGIVTIFVKVGMGVRWDGATMGLTDMINEGVRRGYTHPDNVLRASIVSPPEGGRKNTKDNTPAVIHYEVVPGNTVDIQVAAKGGGSENKSKFVMLNPSDSIVDWVLKTVPTMGAGWCPPGMLGIGIGGTAEKAMVMAKESLMESIDIQDIIARGPKDWVEELRVELYEKVNALGIGAQGLGGLATVLDVKIMACPTHAASKPVAMIPNCAATRHVHFTLDGSGPAKLEAPDLSQWPKVEWAPNTETSKRVDLNTLTPEEVASWKPGQTLLLNGKMLTGRDAAHKRIADMLAKGEKLPVDFKNRVIYYVGPVDPVRDEAVGPAGPTTATRMDKFTEMMLAETGLISMIGKAERGPVAIEAIKKHKSAYLMAVGGAAYLVAKAIKEAKVVGFEDLGMEAIYEFDVKDMPVTVAVDSEGTSVHKTGPAEWQAKIGKIPVAAL; encoded by the coding sequence ATGACTGTCATCAAGCAAGAAGACCTCATCCAGAGCGTCGCCGACTCCCTGCAGTACATCAGCTACTACCACCCGATGGACTACATCACCAGCCTGGGCCGCGCCTATGAGCTGGAGCAGAGCCCGGCGGCCAAGGACGCGATCGCGCAGATCCTGACCAACAGCCGCATGTGCGCCGAGGGCAAGCGCCCGATCTGCCAGGACACCGGCATCGTCACGATCTTCGTCAAGGTGGGGATGGGCGTGCGCTGGGACGGCGCCACCATGGGCCTGACCGACATGATCAACGAGGGTGTGCGCCGCGGCTACACGCACCCCGACAACGTGCTGCGCGCGTCGATCGTCAGCCCGCCCGAAGGCGGCCGCAAGAACACCAAGGACAACACCCCGGCGGTGATCCACTACGAAGTGGTGCCGGGCAACACCGTCGACATCCAGGTCGCGGCCAAGGGCGGCGGCTCGGAGAACAAGTCCAAGTTCGTGATGCTGAACCCCTCGGACTCGATCGTCGACTGGGTGCTGAAGACCGTGCCGACCATGGGCGCCGGCTGGTGCCCGCCGGGCATGCTGGGCATCGGCATCGGCGGCACCGCCGAGAAGGCCATGGTGATGGCCAAGGAATCGCTGATGGAGTCCATCGACATCCAGGACATCATCGCCCGCGGCCCGAAGGACTGGGTCGAGGAACTGCGCGTCGAGCTGTACGAGAAGGTCAACGCGCTCGGCATCGGCGCGCAGGGCCTGGGCGGCCTGGCCACCGTGCTGGACGTCAAGATCATGGCCTGCCCGACGCACGCCGCGTCCAAGCCGGTCGCGATGATCCCCAACTGCGCCGCCACCCGCCACGTGCACTTCACGCTGGACGGCAGCGGCCCGGCCAAGCTGGAAGCGCCTGACCTGTCGCAATGGCCGAAGGTCGAGTGGGCACCGAACACCGAGACCTCCAAGCGCGTCGACCTGAACACGCTGACGCCGGAAGAAGTCGCCTCGTGGAAGCCGGGCCAGACCCTGCTGCTCAACGGCAAGATGCTGACCGGCCGCGACGCCGCGCACAAGCGCATCGCCGACATGCTGGCCAAGGGCGAGAAGCTGCCGGTGGACTTCAAGAACCGCGTGATCTACTACGTCGGCCCGGTCGATCCGGTGCGCGACGAGGCCGTTGGCCCGGCCGGCCCCACCACCGCCACGCGCATGGACAAGTTCACCGAGATGATGCTGGCCGAAACCGGCCTGATCTCGATGATCGGCAAGGCCGAGCGCGGCCCGGTGGCGATCGAGGCCATCAAGAAGCACAAGTCGGCCTACCTGATGGCCGTGGGCGGCGCCGCCTACCTGGTGGCCAAGGCGATCAAGGAGGCCAAGGTGGTCGGCTTCGAAGACCTCGGCATGGAAGCGATCTACGAGTTCGACGTCAAGGACATGCCGGTGACGGTTGCGGTGGACAGCGAAGGCACCTCGGTGCACAAGACTGGCCCGGCCGAATGGCAAGCCAAGATCGGCAAGATCCCGGTCGCCGCGCTGTAA
- the murI gene encoding glutamate racemase, with product MNPAPIGVFDSGLGGLSVLREIRALLPHESLLYLADSKYAPYGEKPEAFVEARTLQACEWLLGQGCKALVIACNTATMHAVQALRERLTVPIIGVEPGLKPAAAASRSKVVGVLATANTLKSAKFARLLASLEGESRFLCEAGLGLVSLIEQGETDGPAVRQRLDAYLTPMLEAGADTLVLGCTHYPFLSGTIRAMVGDQLALVDTGSAIARQLARKLAEHKLAAAPDGAPHDRFASTKDAAHLRAMAATLLQVEADAETVVIEPAPAL from the coding sequence GTGAACCCCGCACCCATCGGCGTCTTCGATTCCGGCCTCGGCGGCCTGTCCGTGCTGCGCGAGATCCGCGCGCTGCTGCCCCATGAATCGCTGCTGTACCTGGCGGATTCAAAATACGCGCCCTATGGCGAGAAGCCCGAGGCCTTTGTCGAGGCGCGCACGCTGCAGGCCTGCGAATGGCTGCTCGGCCAGGGTTGCAAGGCGCTGGTGATCGCCTGCAATACCGCCACCATGCATGCGGTGCAGGCGCTGCGCGAGCGGCTGACGGTGCCGATCATCGGCGTCGAGCCGGGCCTGAAGCCCGCCGCCGCGGCCAGCCGCAGCAAGGTCGTAGGCGTGCTGGCCACCGCCAATACGCTCAAGAGCGCCAAGTTCGCACGGCTGCTGGCATCGCTGGAAGGCGAAAGCCGCTTCCTGTGCGAGGCGGGCCTGGGACTGGTGTCGCTGATCGAGCAAGGCGAGACCGACGGCCCGGCCGTGCGCCAGCGCCTGGACGCCTACCTGACGCCCATGCTGGAGGCCGGCGCCGACACGCTGGTGCTGGGCTGCACCCACTACCCTTTTCTCTCCGGCACGATCCGGGCGATGGTTGGCGACCAGCTGGCACTGGTCGACACCGGCAGCGCCATTGCGCGCCAGCTGGCGCGCAAGCTGGCCGAACACAAGCTCGCCGCCGCGCCAGATGGCGCCCCTCACGACCGCTTTGCCTCCACCAAGGACGCCGCGCACCTGCGTGCGATGGCAGCCACGCTGCTGCAGGTGGAAGCGGATGCGGAAACGGTGGTGATCGAGCCGGCGCCGGCGCTCTGA